A single genomic interval of Amblyomma americanum isolate KBUSLIRL-KWMA chromosome 11, ASM5285725v1, whole genome shotgun sequence harbors:
- the LOC144109631 gene encoding 3'-5' RNA nuclease TATDN2-like, which translates to MECSEKRVPPYTDTWHPGVVDSFCDLQHVFKLSNHKSSFAEFRLTHRSTFPYCYDGCIANFSDPAGVLQYKWQKLLQEDCIWGSFGWPPSKAVQYTDAVDQLLVHALGCDSVIAIGKIGIDCSKDWRDALMDQKRIFRRQLTLARQRSLPVILHSRLATHETVRLIRERVGPDHPIHLQGFTASWPEAKFWLDSFPRLCLGLTPALGFPGNEALIEAARNVPLERVVFETSAPDLLPAQEEARLPCSHPGMVVHVAHQLARIREEPVEEIVAVVRENTRRVYGI; encoded by the coding sequence ATGGAATGTTCGGAAAAAAGAGTGCCGCCCTACACTGACACCTGGCACCCTGGGGTCGTGGACTCGTTCTGCGATCTCCAGCACGTCTTCAAGTTGTCCAACCACAAGAGCAGTTTCGCAGAATTCCGTCTTACCCACCGCAGTACGTTTCCATATTGCTACGATGGTTGCATCGCTAACTTCAGCGACCCAGCTGGAGTTCTGCAGTATAAGTGGCAGAAGCTTTTGCAAGAAGATTGCATCTGGGGATCTTTCGGATGGCCACCGTCTAAAGCGGTGCAGTACACGGACGCGGTTGACCAATTGCTGGTTCACGCCCTGGGTTGCGACTCAGTGATTGCCATTGGGAAGATCGGTATTGATTGTTCGAAAGACTGGAGGGACGCACTGATGGACCAGAAGCGAATCTTCAGGAGACAGTTGACTCTGGCCAGGCAGCGGAGCCTTCCCGTCATACTTCATAGCCGCTTGGCTACGCACGAGACAGTGCGTCTAATCCGGGAGCGAGTTGGGCCGGACCACCCAATACATTTGCAAGGCTTTACGGCAAGCTGGCCTGAAGCAAAGTTCTGGCTGGATTCCTTCCCCCGCTTGTGTCTTGGGCTtacgccggcgctgggcttcccCGGCAACGAGGCACTCATTGAGGCTGCCCGAAATGTTCCGTTAGAGCGAGTGGTCTTTGAGACGAGTGCGCCGGACTTGCTTCCCGCGCAAGAGGAAGCCAGGCTCCCGTGCTCCCATCCAGGCATGGTCGTCCACGTGGCACATCAGTTGGCGCGCATCCGGGAAGAGCCCGTGGAAGAGATTGTCGCAGTGGTTAGAGAGAACACCCGCCGCGTATACGGCATCTGA